In Penaeus chinensis breed Huanghai No. 1 chromosome 11, ASM1920278v2, whole genome shotgun sequence, a genomic segment contains:
- the LOC125030716 gene encoding uncharacterized protein LOC125030716 isoform X2 — MYCVDRASKVPLPREHLDVCLKFSKAAGYGNEQGSVDYLHSWTPITLWALVAVFLLPRLAMVCTHTRKAKAIFLDEFGNARPHFDVYQKLKINLGTFDKLYLKAICIDAWAIIAQLFVVLSINLILLPGKVIPIIMDFPWHRDVDGYTDPISIAFPSFLSCKITPDAHLQGLRGSYYGCFHSMATVYLGLFFMIAILTASLFVLTFLHLLYLVLYLPSPCGRRHLVNRGRLHDEVNDLPLRLGDLLMLEYGKHYVNGHEYSDIFKFYSSSQLINSINESSSSEEDELNDVVVITKPVETYSESSYGFAGIFTNNQVIVDPGVGTRGNLTPTEAVCENEFKENQTLTTHGSEIEVQVPTEAVCENEFKENQTLTTHGSEIEVQVPTEAVCENEFKENQTLTTHGSEIEVQVPTEEKKATDSTTV; from the exons ATGTACTGCGTGGATCGGGCCTCGAAGGTGCCCTTGCCTCGTGAGCACCTCGATGTGTGCCTCAAGTTCAGCAAGGCCGCCGGATACGGCAACGAGCAAGGCTCGGTAGACTACCTGCACTCGTGGACGCCGATCACCCTGTGGGCGCTGGTGGCCGTTTTCCTGCTCCCCCGCCTGGCCATGGTCTGTACCCACACGCGCAAGGCTAAGGCGATCTTCCTGGACGAGTTCGGCAACGCAAGGCCTCACTTTGACGTGTACCAGAAGCTAAAGATTAACCTAGGAACCTTTGATAAGCTGTACCTAAAGGCCATCTGCATCGACGCGTGGGCTATCATCGCGCAGTTGTTCGTTGTGCTTTCGATTAATCTCATCCTGTTGCCCGGGAAGGTCATTCCCATCATTATGGACTTCCCCTGGCACCGCGACGTGGATGGCTACACTGACCCCATCTCCATCgccttcccgtccttcctctcgTGCAAGATTACGCCCGACGCCCACCTGCAGGGTCTGCGCGGGAGCTACTACGGTTGTTTCCACAGCATGGCCACCGTCTACCTGGGCCTGTTCTTCATGATAGCGATCTTGACGGCGTCCCTCTTCGTCCTCACCTTCCTCCACCTGCTATACTTGGTGCTATATCTCCCGTCCCCCTGCGGGCGCCGCCATCTCGTCAACAGAGGCAGACTCCACGACGAAGTCAATGACCTGCCCCTCCGGCTGGGCGACCTCCTCATGCTGGAATACGGTAAGCATTACGTGAACGGCCACGAGTACAGTGATATCTTCAAATTCTATTCCAGCTCGCAGCTGATCAACAGCATTAACGAGTCGTCCTCATCCGAAGAGGATGAGCTCAACGACGTTGTTGTAATAACGAAGCCGGTCGAGACCTACTCCGAATCATCGTATGGCTTCGCCGGCATCTTCACGAACAACCAGGTCATTGTCGATCCCGGAGTGGGGACTCGGGGCAACCTGACTCCCACCGAG GCAGTATGTGAAAACGAATTCAAAGAGAACCAGACTCTGACCACGCATGGAAGCGAGATCGAAGTTCAGGTTCCCACCGAGGCAGTATGTGAAAACGAATTCAAAGAGAACCAGACTCTGACCACGCATGGAAGCGAGATCGAAGTTCAGGTTCCCACCGAGGCAGTATGTGAAAACGAATTCAAAGAGAACCAGACTCTGACCACGCATGGAAGCGAGATCGAAGTTCAGGTTCCCACCGAAGAAAAGAAAGCGACCGACTCCACGACTGTCTGA
- the LOC125030716 gene encoding uncharacterized protein LOC125030716 isoform X1, translated as MYCVDRASKVPLPREHLDVCLKFSKAAGYGNEQGSVDYLHSWTPITLWALVAVFLLPRLAMVCTHTRKAKAIFLDEFGNARPHFDVYQKLKINLGTFDKLYLKAICIDAWAIIAQLFVVLSINLILLPGKVIPIIMDFPWHRDVDGYTDPISIAFPSFLSCKITPDAHLQGLRGSYYGCFHSMATVYLGLFFMIAILTASLFVLTFLHLLYLVLYLPSPCGRRHLVNRGRLHDEVNDLPLRLGDLLMLEYGKHYVNGHEYSDIFKFYSSSQLINSINESSSSEEDELNDVVVITKPVETYSESSYGFAGIFTNNQVIVDPGVGTRGNLTPTEAVCENEFKENQTLTTHGSEIEVQVPTEAVCENEFKENQTLTTHGSEIEVQVPTEAVCENEFKENQTLTTHGSEIEVQVPTEEKKATDSTTV; from the exons ATGTACTGCGTGGATCGGGCCTCGAAGGTGCCCTTGCCTCGTGAGCACCTCGATGTGTGCCTCAAGTTCAGCAAGGCCGCCGGATACGGCAACGAGCAAGGCTCGGTAGACTACCTGCACTCGTGGACGCCGATCACCCTGTGGGCGCTGGTGGCCGTTTTCCTGCTCCCCCGCCTGGCCATGGTCTGTACCCACACGCGCAAGGCTAAGGCGATCTTCCTGGACGAGTTCGGCAACGCAAGGCCTCACTTTGACGTGTACCAGAAGCTAAAGATTAACCTAGGAACCTTTGATAAGCTGTACCTAAAGGCCATCTGCATCGACGCGTGGGCTATCATCGCGCAGTTGTTCGTTGTGCTTTCGATTAATCTCATCCTGTTGCCCGGGAAGGTCATTCCCATCATTATGGACTTCCCCTGGCACCGCGACGTGGATGGCTACACTGACCCCATCTCCATCgccttcccgtccttcctctcgTGCAAGATTACGCCCGACGCCCACCTGCAGGGTCTGCGCGGGAGCTACTACGGTTGTTTCCACAGCATGGCCACCGTCTACCTGGGCCTGTTCTTCATGATAGCGATCTTGACGGCGTCCCTCTTCGTCCTCACCTTCCTCCACCTGCTATACTTGGTGCTATATCTCCCGTCCCCCTGCGGGCGCCGCCATCTCGTCAACAGAGGCAGACTCCACGACGAAGTCAATGACCTGCCCCTCCGGCTGGGCGACCTCCTCATGCTGGAATACGGTAAGCATTACGTGAACGGCCACGAGTACAGTGATATCTTCAAATTCTATTCCAGCTCGCAGCTGATCAACAGCATTAACGAGTCGTCCTCATCCGAAGAGGATGAGCTCAACGACGTTGTTGTAATAACGAAGCCGGTCGAGACCTACTCCGAATCATCGTATGGCTTCGCCGGCATCTTCACGAACAACCAGGTCATTGTCGATCCCGGAGTGGGGACTCGGGGCAACCTGACTCCCACCGAGGCAGTATGTGAAAACGAATTCAAAGAGAACCAGACTCTGACCACGCATGGAAGCGAGATCGAAGTTCAGGTTCCCACCGAGGCAGTATGTGAAAACGAATTCAAAGAGAACCAGACTCTGACCACGCATGGAAGCGAGATCGAAGTTCAGGTTCCCACCGAGGCAGTATGTGAAAACGAATTCAAAGAGAACCAGACTCTGACCACGCATGGAAGCGAGATCGAAGTTCAG GTTCCCACCGAAGAAAAGAAAGCGACCGACTCCACGACTGTCTGA
- the LOC125030716 gene encoding uncharacterized protein LOC125030716 isoform X3 encodes MYCVDRASKVPLPREHLDVCLKFSKAAGYGNEQGSVDYLHSWTPITLWALVAVFLLPRLAMVCTHTRKAKAIFLDEFGNARPHFDVYQKLKINLGTFDKLYLKAICIDAWAIIAQLFVVLSINLILLPGKVIPIIMDFPWHRDVDGYTDPISIAFPSFLSCKITPDAHLQGLRGSYYGCFHSMATVYLGLFFMIAILTASLFVLTFLHLLYLVLYLPSPCGRRHLVNRGRLHDEVNDLPLRLGDLLMLEYGKHYVNGHEYSDIFKFYSSSQLINSINESSSSEEDELNDVVVITKPVETYSESSYGFAGIFTNNQVIVDPGVGTRGNLTPTEAVCENEFKENQTLTTHGSEIEVQVPTEAVCENEFKENQTLTTHGSEIEVQVPTEAVCENEFKENQTLTTHGSEIEVQVPTEEKKATDSTTV; translated from the exons ATGTACTGCGTGGATCGGGCCTCGAAGGTGCCCTTGCCTCGTGAGCACCTCGATGTGTGCCTCAAGTTCAGCAAGGCCGCCGGATACGGCAACGAGCAAGGCTCGGTAGACTACCTGCACTCGTGGACGCCGATCACCCTGTGGGCGCTGGTGGCCGTTTTCCTGCTCCCCCGCCTGGCCATGGTCTGTACCCACACGCGCAAGGCTAAGGCGATCTTCCTGGACGAGTTCGGCAACGCAAGGCCTCACTTTGACGTGTACCAGAAGCTAAAGATTAACCTAGGAACCTTTGATAAGCTGTACCTAAAGGCCATCTGCATCGACGCGTGGGCTATCATCGCGCAGTTGTTCGTTGTGCTTTCGATTAATCTCATCCTGTTGCCCGGGAAGGTCATTCCCATCATTATGGACTTCCCCTGGCACCGCGACGTGGATGGCTACACTGACCCCATCTCCATCgccttcccgtccttcctctcgTGCAAGATTACGCCCGACGCCCACCTGCAGGGTCTGCGCGGGAGCTACTACGGTTGTTTCCACAGCATGGCCACCGTCTACCTGGGCCTGTTCTTCATGATAGCGATCTTGACGGCGTCCCTCTTCGTCCTCACCTTCCTCCACCTGCTATACTTGGTGCTATATCTCCCGTCCCCCTGCGGGCGCCGCCATCTCGTCAACAGAGGCAGACTCCACGACGAAGTCAATGACCTGCCCCTCCGGCTGGGCGACCTCCTCATGCTGGAATACGGTAAGCATTACGTGAACGGCCACGAGTACAGTGATATCTTCAAATTCTATTCCAGCTCGCAGCTGATCAACAGCATTAACGAGTCGTCCTCATCCGAAGAGGATGAGCTCAACGACGTTGTTGTAATAACGAAGCCGGTCGAGACCTACTCCGAATCATCGTATGGCTTCGCCGGCATCTTCACGAACAACCAGGTCATTGTCGATCCCGGAGTGGGGACTCGGGGCAACCTGACTCCCACCGAGGCAGTAT GTGAAAACGAATTCAAAGAGAACCAGACTCTGACCACGCATGGAAGCGAGATCGAAGTTCAGGTTCCCACCGAGGCAGTATGTGAAAACGAATTCAAAGAGAACCAGACTCTGACCACGCATGGAAGCGAGATCGAAGTTCAGGTTCCCACCGAGGCAGTATGTGAAAACGAATTCAAAGAGAACCAGACTCTGACCACGCATGGAAGCGAGATCGAAGTTCAGGTTCCCACCGAAGAAAAGAAAGCGACCGACTCCACGACTGTCTGA